The following are encoded together in the Pithys albifrons albifrons isolate INPA30051 chromosome 5, PitAlb_v1, whole genome shotgun sequence genome:
- the TMEM33 gene encoding transmembrane protein 33, producing the protein MADSAQNGPVAGGAVQFLMANKLDTAMWISRLFTVYCSALFVLPLLGLHEAASFYQRALLANALTSALRLHQRLPHFQLSRAFLAQALLEDSCHYLLYSLIFVNSYPVTMSIFPVLLFSLLHAATYTKKVLDARSSNSLPFLRNLLEKLNANQQNILKFIACNEIFLMPATVFMLFSGQGSLLQPFIYYRFLTLRYSSRRNPYCRTLFTELRIVVEHLIMKPSCPVFVRRLCLSSISFISRLAPTVA; encoded by the exons CAATTTCTGATGGCTAACAAGTTGGATACAGCAATGTGGATTTCCCGCTTGTTCACAGTTTACTGCTCAGCTTTGTTTGTCCTGCCTCTCCTAGG GTTGCATGAAGCAGCAAGCTTTTATCAGCGTGCCTTGCTGGCAAATGCTCTTACTAGTGCCCTCCGACTGCATCAAAGGCTACCGCACTTTCAGCTTAGCAGGGCGTTTCTGGCCCAGGCTTTGCTGGAGGACAGCTGCCACTACCTGTTGTACTCCCTTATCTTTGTGAATTCCTACCCTGTTACAA TGAGTATTTTTCCAGTTCTGCTGTTCTCTTTGCTTCATGCTGCCACATACACAAAGAAGGTTCTTGAT gCACGAAGTTCAAATAGTTTGCCCTTTCTAAGAAATCTCTTAGAGAAACTGAATGCTAATCAACAGAATATTCTAAAATTCATTGCTTGCAATGAAATTTTCCTCATGCCAGCTACAGTTTTTATGCTCTTCAG CGGACAAGGGAGCCTCCTCCAGCCCTTCATTTACTACAGGTTTCTTACATTACGCTACTCTTCTCGGCGAAATCCGTACTGTCG GACTCTCTTCACCGAGCTCAGGATTGTTGTTGAACACTTAATAATGAAGCCCTCATGCCCTGTTTTTGTAAGAAGACTATGCCTCAGCAGCATTTCATTTATAAGCAGATTGGCACCAACTGTTGCATAG